From Fusarium fujikuroi IMI 58289 draft genome, chromosome FFUJ_chr07, a single genomic window includes:
- a CDS encoding probable DNA repair endonuclease rad2, translating to MGIKQLFSIIKEEAPDSIKEGEIKNQFGRKVAIDASMSIYSFLIAVRSEGQQLMNESGETTSHLMGMFYRTLRMVDNGIKPLYVFDGAPPKLKSGELAKRFQRKQEATEGLEEAKETGTAEDIEKFSRRTVRVTREHNAECQRLLKLMGIPYIIAPTEAEAQCAVLAQAGKVYAAASEDMDTLCFNAPILLRHLTFSEQRKEPIQEIHLEKVLEGLNMERKQFVDLCILLGCDYLDPIPKVGPSTALKLIREHGSLEKVVEAIEKDPKKKYTIPEDWPYKDARDLFFEPDVRQADHPDCDFKWEKPDMEGLVQFLVTEKGFSEDRVRSGGARLEKNLKSSQQARLEGFFKPVPKTDAEKAAHKRKLDEKNEEKRKKAKQEKKDKAASKAKPRGTK from the exons ATGGGTATTAAACAACTCTTTTCGATCATCAAGGAGGAAGCTCCAGATTCGATCAAGGAgggtgagatcaagaaccagTTCGGCCGGAAGGTCGCTATT GATGCTTCAATGAGTATCTACAGTTTCCTCATCGCCGTACGATCCGAAGGCCAACAGCTCATGAACGAGAGCGGCGAGACAACATCGCATCTCATGGGCATGTTCTACCGTACTCTGCGCATGGTAGATAACGGAATCAAGCCCCTCTACGTTTTCGATGGTGCACCGCCCAAACTCAAGTCTGGCGAGTTGGCCAAGCGTTTCCAACGCAAGCAGGAAGCTACCGAAGGCCTTGAGGAGGCTAAGGAGACTGGTACAGCTGAAGACATCGAGAAATTCTCGCGGCGAACTGTTCGTGTCACCCGAGAGCACAATGCAGAATGCCAGCGACTATTGAAGCTCATGGGCATTCCTTACATCATTGCACCTACTGAGGCTGAGGCCCAGTGTGCTGTCTTGGCCCAGGCTGGCAAGGTGTATGCGGCCGCCAGTGAAGATATGGACACTCTTTGCTTCAACGCACCCATTTTGCTGCGCCATCTTACCTTCAGCGAACAGCGCAAAGAGCCTATTCAGGAGATTCACCTGGAGAAGGTCCTCGAGGGCCTTAACATGGAGAGGAAGCAG TTTGTGGATCTTTGTATCCTGCTCGGCTGCGATTACCTCGACCCAATTCCCAAGGTCGGCCCCAGCACTGCCCTGAAGCTGATTCGTGAGCATGGTTCATTGGAGAAAGTTGTTGAGGCGATTGAGAAAGAtcccaagaagaagtatACCATTCCTGAGGACTGGCCCTATAAGGATGCTCGGGATCTATTTTTCGAGCCTGATGTGCGACAAGCCGACCACCCTGACTGCGATTTCAAATGGGAGAAGCCCGACATGGAAGGCCTTGTTCAGTTTCTCGTCACGGAGAAGGGTTTCTCGGAGGATCGCGTCCGCAGTGGAGGTGCCCGACTGGAGAAGAATCTCAAGAGCTCTCAACAAGCTCGACTTGAGGGTTTCTTTAAACCAGTTCCCAAgactgatgctgagaaggcagCACACAAGCGAAagctggatgagaagaatgaagagaagcgaaagaaggcCAAGCAGGAGAAAAAGGACAAGGCAGCTTCTAAAGCCAAGCCTCGAGGTACCAAGTGA